In the genome of Pseudonocardia cypriaca, the window TCCGCTCGGTCTGCGAGGCGATGCGGGTGAGCGAGTACTCGACGTCCGGGGAGAGCTCCTCCCGGCGGGTGAGCTCGGTGTAGCCGCTGATCGCGGCGAGCGGGGTGCGCAGCTCGTGGCTCGCGTCGGCGATGAACTGGCGCAGCTGCACCTCGCTCTCGTGGCGCGCCTCGAGGGCCGATCCGACGTTGTCGAGCATCCGGTTGAGCGCGCCGCCGACCTGCCCCACCTCGGTGCCCGGGTCGGCGTCCGGCACGCGCTCGACCAGCGAGACCTCGCCGCGGTCGAGCGGCATCACGCTCACCCGCGCTGCTGTCGCCGCGACCCGCTCCAGCGGCCGCAGCTCCCGCCGGACGACCATCGCGGCCGCGACGCCCGCCCCGGCGATCGTGATGCCGGTGACGACCAGCTCGATGATCACGAGACCGGTGACGATCGCCTCCACCGGGGCCAGCGGCAGTCCGCTGACGACGGTGTCGCCCAGCGGCGTGCTGCTGGCCACCAGGCGGTAGTCGCCGAGCTCGCCGAGGTCGACGCTGCGCGGAGGCCGCCCTTCCGGCAGGGACGCGAGGTCGCGGTACTCCGAAGCGGGCACCGGCCGGGGGTCGGCGCCGAACGGGAACACCGTCGCGGTCACCACGCTGCCGTTCCGGACGATCGCGGTGAGGGTGTCGGGGGGCCGGGGGCCGCGTTCGGGCAGCATCAGGGTGGGCGGGGAGCCGATCTCGGCGCGGATGAGGACGCGACTGGAGGCGCGCACGTCGCCGTCGAGGCGTTCGATG includes:
- a CDS encoding sensor histidine kinase; the encoded protein is MRHRSLRTRLVATTVLLLAIASALIGVATTIALRHFLIERLDGDVRASSRVLIRAEIGSPPTLMLPERGPRPPDTLTAIVRNGSVVTATVFPFGADPRPVPASEYRDLASLPEGRPPRSVDLGELGDYRLVASSTPLGDTVVSGLPLAPVEAIVTGLVIIELVVTGITIAGAGVAAAMVVRRELRPLERVAATAARVSVMPLDRGEVSLVERVPDADPGTEVGQVGGALNRMLDNVGSALEARHESEVQLRQFIADASHELRTPLAAISGYTELTRREELSPDVEYSLTRIASQTERMTGLVEDLLLLARLDAGRPLERGEVDLARLVVDAVADAHAAGPDHRWQLSVPDEPVVVPGDGSRLAQVLANLLANARTHTPAGTNVTVTLTAEPSGALLSVTDDGPGIAPGLLPHIFERFARGSTSRSRDNGSTGLGLAIVRAVVAAHGGSVDAASRPGRTEFTVRLPRSGA